One window of the Salminus brasiliensis chromosome 1, fSalBra1.hap2, whole genome shotgun sequence genome contains the following:
- the pde9ab gene encoding high affinity cGMP-specific 3',5'-cyclic phosphodiesterase 9A, with protein sequence MGSSSSSYAPKTVYLDVDGKVQRVIFSRHCSPCDIRELLCTSSNIARNTAILLVDTEGALISIDPTMPTNSPNNLYKVVTHSSQGGEKEDMFQNVLSQVAEQFSRAFRINELKIEVTNRLAMLEKRVELEGLKVVEIEKCKNDLKKLRDEMTSRGGARVNCNCKYNFTDDGKKLSPRRDVPSYPKYTLSQETIEALKKPTFDVWHWEHNEMLSCLEYMYHDLGLVKEFNMNPITLKRWLLAIQENYRDNPFHNFRHCFCVSQMMYGMIHLCNLQEKLTMTDMCILMTAAVCHDLDHPGYNNTYQINARTELAVRYNDISPLENHHCAVAFQILSMPECNIFANIEPESFKQIRQAIITLILATDMARHGEILDSFRQKVDNFDFTNEEHVKCLKMVLIKCCDISNEVRPTEVAEPWVDCLLEEYFMQSDREKSEGLPVAPFMDRDKVTKPTAQIGFIKFVLIPMFETVMKLFPQIEEIMVQPLRDSRDHYEELKQIDDAMSEAQKKKTESMSLGGKKK encoded by the exons ATGGGCTCCAGCTCCTCATCCTATGCCCCTAAAACCGTCTACCTGGACGTAGACGGGAAAGTTCAGAGG GTGATTTTCAGTCGGCACTGCAGTCCGTGTGACATCAGAGAGCTCCTCTGcacatcatccaacatcgcCAG AAACACAGCTATACTGTTGGTGGACACAGAAGGAGCGCTGATATCCATCGATCCCACCATGCCTACAAACTCTCCCAA TAACCTGTATAAAGTAGTAACCCATTCCAGTCAAGGAGGAG AGAAAGAAGACATGTTCCAGAATGTTCTCTCACAAGTAGCTGAGCAGTTCAGTCG CGCTTTCCGGATAAACGAGCTGAAGATAGAGGTCACCAATAGACTGGCCATGCTGGAGAAGAGAGTCGAAT TGGAGGGGCTGAAAGTAGTGGAGATTGAGAAGTGCAAAAATGATCTGAAGAAACTGAGAGATGAGATGACCTCTAGAGGGGGAGCAAG GGTGAACTGCAACTGCAAATACAATTTCACAGACGATGGAAAGAAGCTCTCACCAAGACGTGATGTCCCAAGTTATCCAAAG TACACACTATCCCAGGAGACGATAGAGGCTCTCAAGAAGCCCACCTTTGATGTCTGGCACTGGGAACACAATGAG ATGTTAAGCTGTCTAGAGTACATGTACCACGATCTTGGGCTGGTGAAGGAGTTCAACATGAACCCCATTACACTGAAAAGATGGCTG TTGGCGATTCAGGAGAATTACCGGGACAACCCATTCCATAACTTCCGCCACTGCTTCTGCGTGAGCCAGATGATGTATGGAATGATCCACCTGTGCAATCTCCAg GAGAAGCTGACTATGACAGACATGTGCATTCTGATGACTGCAGCAGTGTGCCATGATCTGGACCATCCAGGATATAACAACAC GTATCAGATTAATGCTCGGACGGAGCTGGCCGTGCGCTACAACGACATTTCCCCCTTGGAGAACCACCACTGTGCCGTAGCCTTTCAAATCCTCTCTATGCCTGAATGCAACATCTTTGCTAACATTGAGCCGGAGTCCTTCAAACAGATCCGACAG GCAATCATTACTCTCATTCTCGCCACTGACATGGCCAGACATGGAGAGATACTAGACTCCTTCAGGCAGAAGGTGGACAACTTTGACTTCACCAATGAGGAGCATGTCAAATGT CTGAAGATGGTATTGATCAAGTGCTGCGACATCTCCAATGAGGTCAGGCCCACAGAGGTGGCAGAGCCATGGGTGGACTGTCTGCTGGAGGAGTATTTCATGCAG agtgacagagagaagTCAGAAGGTCTTCCTGTCGCCCCCTTCATGGACCGGGACAAAGTAACAAAGCCAACAGCACAAATTGGCTTCATCAAGTTCGTCCTCATCCCCATGTTTGAGACAGTCATGAAG ctcTTCCCTCAGATTGAGGAGATCATGGTGCAGCCGTTGAGAGATTCCCGGGATCACTATGAAGAACTGAAGCAGATAGATGATGCCATGTCAGAG GCCCAGAAGAAGAAAACGGAGAGCATGTCATTaggaggaaaaaagaaatag
- the oafb gene encoding out at first protein homolog, producing MYPRVLPAASLRASLVVAALLCWMSAGSELRVLVRLNDGQITQEVLEADSERDIITLEFKQADGALITFLADFKRHVKILRALVLGEPERGQTQYQALCFITRLEHGEIIPSEAMVRLRQKNPHVVRTAEEKNGIERMNLNVAVNLTLSWHLSSHIRNVCQDARDIIYTREQDMKHWLEKGVEGSIFEVLSQRLEAPGLQGCSSTADQWQPCLCSYTLRLEWYPCMLKFCRGHGPSPYKCGIKSCSKGYRFDFYMPHKQLCMWDEDS from the exons ATGTACCCGAGGGTGCTTCCAGCAGCTTCACTCCGAGCCTCCCTCGTCGTCGCCGCTCTGTTGTGTTGGATGAGCGCCGGGTCCGAGCTGAGGGTGCTGGTGCGGTTGAACGATGGTCAGATAACTCAGGAGGTTTTAGAGGCGGACAGCGAGAGGGACATCATCACCCTGGAGTTCAAACAGGCTGATGGAGCCCTCATCACATTCCTGGCCGACTTCAAGCGG CATGTGAAGATCTTGAGGGCGCTGGTGTTGGGTGAGCCGGAGAGGGGCCAGACGCAGTACCAGGCCCTGTGTTTCATCACCAGGCTGGAACATGGAGAGATCATCCCCAGCGAAGCCATGGTCAGGCTGAGACAG AAAAACCCTCATGTTGTGCGGACGGCAGAGGAGAAGAATGGCATAGAGCGGATGAATCTGAATGTGGCGGTGAACCTGACTTTATCATGGCACCTCAGCTCACACATTCGCAATGTGTGCCAAGATGCCAGAGACATCATCTATACACGCGAGCAAGACATGAAACACTGGCTGGAAAAGG GTGTCGAGGGCTCCATTTTTGAGGTCCTATCTCAGAGACTGGAGGCTCCAGGCCTGCAGGGCTGCAGCTCCACTGCTGATCAATGGCAGCCCTGCTTGTGCAGCTACACTCTAAGACTGGAGTGGTACCCATGCATGCTGAAATTCTGCCGTGGTCATGGGCCCAGCCCTTACAAGTGTGGCATCAAGAGCTGCAGCAAGGGCTACCGCTTTGACTTCTACATGCCACACAAGCAGCTCTGCATGTGGGATGAAGACAGCTAA